One Ktedonobacteraceae bacterium genomic region harbors:
- a CDS encoding DUF2089 domain-containing protein — MHPIITRDPVSGNELIVTRLECPQSGIVIEGQFSLGWIGRLSREQLDFVELLVKNRGNIQKLAADLDIAYNTARSRLDEIVTALGGTPESNGRVDRRLILDRLASKEISVEEAMRLLRG, encoded by the coding sequence ATGCATCCTATTATTACACGCGACCCGGTGAGTGGCAACGAATTGATTGTGACCCGCCTGGAATGTCCCCAGAGCGGCATTGTGATCGAGGGGCAATTCAGCCTGGGTTGGATCGGTCGTTTGAGCCGCGAGCAACTTGATTTTGTCGAGTTGCTGGTGAAGAATCGCGGAAACATCCAGAAACTGGCCGCGGACCTGGATATCGCCTATAATACCGCGCGCAGTCGTCTAGACGAGATCGTGACCGCGTTGGGTGGAACGCCGGAGAGCAATGGCCGCGTTGACCGTCGCTTAATTCTGGACCGCCTCGCTTCCAAAGAGATCAGTGTAGAGGAAGCTATGCGCTTGCTGAGAGGTTAA